From a single Anabas testudineus chromosome 5, fAnaTes1.2, whole genome shotgun sequence genomic region:
- the mmel1 gene encoding membrane metallo-endopeptidase-like 1, protein MGKSESQMDIMEKSTKPGKRRWTVAEIGLSVLLLLVSCALAGLVVLYTSIAKEQSNMQSVSRSSTGEGQLSRSNLNNVCTTADCVTAAARLLQNMDKSVKPCDNFYQHACGGWLERHVIPETSSRHSVFDILRDKLEIVLKGVLEMENEQDRDAIRKAKVLYSSCMNDSLIEQRDSLPLLKLIDSIGDWPVASDDWNISTEEAWSIEDTLAALTARFHKKVVLDLYVWTDDRDSRRHIIYIDQPGLGMPSRDYYFNDGNYKKVREAYLHFMVSIAKITREDRNLTQDDDRVWEEMMQVLELETDIANATSPAEERQDVTILYNKMTLGELQNTFSLNGFNWTRFIQGVLSSVSIEVQLEEEVVVYSSPYLEKMNDVLSRHSVRTMQNYLTWQLIIDRVNSLSRRFKDARARYRKTLYGTTVEDAWWRECVRYVQSSMENAVGALYVRETFAGESKRMVSDLISKIQKAYVETLEELSWMDSPSKEKAREKAMAIKEHIGYPDHILQESNQKLDQEYAHLNFSEEHYFENILENLKSEAQKSLKKLREPVDPDLWIIGAAVVNAFYSPNRNQIVFPAGILQPPFFSKHQHQALNFGGIGMVIGHEITHGFDDNGRNFDKDGNMLNWWSNYSAEHFKEQSQCMVQQYGNFNWKLAGGQNVSGISTLGENIADNGGVRQAYKAYLKWVEMEGEEPRLPGLDMDHKQLFFLNFAQVWCGAYRPEYASQSIKTDSHSPLEYRVLGSLQNFEAFSEAFQCQKGSPMNPELKCRVW, encoded by the exons ATGGGCAAATCCGAAAGCCAAATGGATATCATGGAGAAATCAACTAAACCTGGAAAGCGTCGTTGGACTGTTGCAGAAATCGGACTGTCTGTGCTCCTGCTGTTGGTCAGCTGTGCCTTGGCCGGGCTGGTGGTCCTCTACACATCGATTGCAAAAG AGCAATCGAACATGCAAAGCGTGTCAAGGAGCTCCACGGGTGAAG GCCAGCTGTCTCGCTCCAACCTCAACAATGTGTGCACAACTGCAGATTGTGTTACCGCAG CGGCTCGACTCTTGCAGAACATGGATAAGTCTGTGAAGCCCTGTGATAATTTCTACCAGCATGCCTGCGGAGGCTGGCTAGAGCGACATGTCATCCCAGAGACCAGCTCCCGTCACAGCGTCTTTGACATTCTGAGGGACAAGCTGGAGATTGTCCTCAAAG gTGTTCTGGAGATGGAAAACGAACAGGACAGGGATGCCATCAGGAAGGCCAAAGTTCTTTACAGCTCCTGCATGAATGACA GCCTCATAGAGCAGCGTGACTCTCTGCCCCTCCTGAAGCTCATTGACAGTATCGGAGATTGGCCGGTAGCATCAGACGACTGGAACATCTCTACAG AGGAGGCATGGAGCATTGAAGACACACTGGCTGCGCTTACCGCTCGTTTCCACAAGAAGGTTGTGCTTGACTTGTATGTGTGGACAGACGACCGGGACTCTCGACGCCATATAATTTAT ATTGACCAACCTGGACTTGGAATGCCATCAAGAGACTATTACTTCAACGATGGAAACTATAAAAAG GTAAGAGAGGCCTACCTACATTTCATGGTTTCTATCGCGAAAATAACCCGAGAAGACAGAAACCTGACTCAGGACGACGACCGTGTGTGGGAGGAAATGATGCAAGTGCTGGAGCTGGAGACAGACATCGCCAAT GCCACATCACCAGCAGAGGAGCGCCAAGATGTCACTATTCTCTACAACAAGATGACACTTGGTGAACTACAGAACACATTCAGTCTTAAT GGTTTTAACTGGACTCGATTTATTCAAGGCGTGTTGTCGAGCGTGTCCATTGAGGTCCAgctagaggaggaggtggtggtgtaCAGCTCTCCCTACCTTGAGAAGATGAATGATGTTCTCTCCAGGCACAGTGTCCG aactATGCAGAACTACCTCACGTGGCAGCTCATCATTGACAGAGTTAACAGCCTGAGCCGTCGTTTCAAAGATGCCAGAGCCCGTTACAGGAAG acTCTCTATGGGACCACAGTGGAGGATGCTTGGTGGCGAGAATGTGTCCGCTATGTCCAGAGCAGCATGGAGAATGCAGTTGGAGCTCTGTACGTGCGTGAAACGTTTGCTGGGGAAAGTAAACGAATG GTCAGTGATCTCATCAGTAAGATCCAGAAAGCATATGTAGAAACACTGGAGGAGTTAAGCTGGATGGACTCTCCCTCgaaagagaaagcaagagagaag GCCATGGCAATCAAGGAGCATATCGGTTATCCAGATCATATTCTGCAAGAAAGCAACCAGAAACTTGACCAGGAATACGCTCAT CTAAACTTTAGTGAAGAACACTACTTTGAGAACATCCTCGAAAACCTTAAATCTGAAGCACAGAAGAGTCTGAAGAAACTTAGAGAACCAGTTGACCCGGACTT GTGGATCATTGGCGCTGCTGTGGTGAATGCATTCTACTCTCCCAACCGAAACCAGATAG tgttTCCTGCAGGAATCCTCCAGCCGCCTTTTTTCAGTAAACATCAACACCAGGCACTTAATTTTGGTGGAATAGGAATGGTTATTGGACATGAGATCACGCACGGATTTGATGACAATG GGCGTAATTTTGACAAGGATGGCAACATGTTAAACTGGTGGAGTAATTACTCTGCTGAGCATTTTAAGGAGCAGTCACAGTGCATGGTGCAGCAATATGGCAACTTCAACTGGAAGCTAGCAGGTGGACAAAAC GTCAGTGGAATCAGCACTCTGGGGGAAAACATTGCCGATAATGGAGGAGTTCGTCAAGCATACAAG GCATATCTGAAGTGGGTGGAGATGGAGGGTGAGGAGCCTCGTTTACCTGGTCTAGACATGGATCACAAGCAACTGTTCTTTCTTAACTTTGCCCAA GTGTGGTGTGGTGCTTATCGGCCTGAATATGCCAGCCAGTCCATCAAGACTGACTCACACAGTCCTTTGGAATACAG GGTGCTCGGATCTCTCCAGAATTTCGAAGCGTTCTCAGAAGCTTTCCAGTGCCAAAAAGGCAGCCCAATGAACCCCGAGCTGAAATGTCGAGTCTGGTAG
- the prxl2b gene encoding prostamide/prostaglandin F synthase: MANVDLDRVGKNLVKSADTGESVELQSLWQDQPVVLFFLRRFGCQICRWMASEVSKLEADLRTSGVALVGMGPEEVGLKEFKEGGFLKGSIYVDEQKKCYKDLGFKRYTALSVVPAALGKKVRDVAAKASAVGIQGNFSGDLLQSGGMLIVAKGGEKVLLHFVQDSPGDFLPLEDISSVFGISANVKAGQKPVCNDDVCTR, encoded by the exons ATGGCGAATGTCGACCTTGATCGAGTGGGAAAGAACTTGGTGAAGAGCGCTGACACAGGGGAG AGTGTGGAGCTCCAGTCTCTGTGGCAGGACCAGCCTGTGGTCTTGTTCTTCCTGCGCAGATTTGGTTGTCAGATTTGTCGATGGATGGCATCAGAGGTCAGCAAACTGGAGGCAGACCTGAGAACCAGTGGTGTAGCGCTGGTAGGGATGGGACCCGAGGAGGTTGGGCTGAAGGAGTTCAAGGAAGGAGGGTTTTTAAAAGGAT cTATTTATGTGGATGAACAGAAGAAATGCTACAAGGATTTGGGCTTTAAAAG ATATACAGCTTTAAGTGTGGTTCCTGCTGCACTGGGGAAAAAAGTCAGAGATGTAGCTGCAAAG GCCAGCGCTGTAGGAATCCAGGGAAACTTCTCAGGAGATTTGCTCCAGAGCGGAGGCATGCTCATCGTAGCCAAAG GTGGAGAAAAGGTCCTACTGCACTTCGTCCAGGACTCACCTGGAGATTTCCTACCTTTGGAAGacatttccagtgtttttggTATCTCTGCCAATGTCAAAGCAGGACAGAAGCCTGTG TGCAATGATGATGTTTGTACGCGGTGA